GAAATCGACCGCCCCCGGCGAGGTGCCGGCGCCAGCGCCGATGCCTGAGGTGAAGGAGGCGCCACCGGCGCCAACCCCGCCCAAGCCGGCGCCGATCGAGGCGCCGCCGCCGCCCCCACCCCCGCCGCCACCGCCGCCGCCCTCTCCGGCGGCGACCGCGCCGGCACCGCCGAGCCCGCCCCTGCCGCCGCCACAGATCTCGCCCGAAGCCTTGCCCGAGACCGCGAAACCGCCGCCCGCGCCGCCGACACCGGCCCCGCCGCAGCCGCAAGCGGCGAGGGTGCAACCGCCGCTGCCGGTGCCGCCCTTGCCGGCGCCGCCGCCGCAAAGTGCGACCAGCCAACCCAATCCGACCAAGAACGTCGCCCCCGAGAGCGACGCCTTGGAGGCGACGCTCGAGAAGCTGCGGGCCTTGCAGAAGCAGACGACGCCGCCGAAGGCCCGCGCCAACCCGCAGGCTGGCGGCGCCCCGAAGGGTGGCGGCGCGCGCGAGGGGACGGATACCAGCGCCTTGACCGCCGATCAGCGTGCCTCGATCGGGGATCACGTGCGTGAATGCTGGACCTATGACCCCGGTGCCAAGGATGCCAGCCAGTTGCAGGTGCATCTGCAGGTCGTCACCGACGCCGAGGGCGTCGCGCGGGTCGCGCGGGTCGCCGGCAGCGATGTCGGCCGCATGAGCGACCCGGAATTCCGCGCCTTCGCCGAACGCGCGATTCGCGCCGTTCTCGATCCGCATTGCGCCAACCTGCCGCTGCCCAAAGACATGGTCGGCCAGTCGCGGACCCTCGATTTTCGCTTTAGTCCCTGATATCCGCTCGACATCCTGAGCGAGGAGCCAGATCCATGAACCTCATCGGCAGCGACTTTCTCCCCCCGCCCGCGCTCGGCCGGCGCGGCTTGATTGGCGCTGCGGCGGCGAGCGCCTGGGCGCTTCCCGCCGCCGCCCAGCAGCCACCTGCCGCGCCGGCGCCGGCCGGCAAGCCTGGGGCGCCGAGCGCGGTGATCGACGTCAACCGTGCCCGCGCCGCGCCCATCCCGATCGCCATTCCGAGCTTTTCCGGCGGGACCAGTGCCAACCCCAATCTCGGCCGTGACATGGCGGCGGTGGTGACCGCCGACCTCGCCAATTGCGGTCTCTTCAAGCCGCTCGATCCGGCGTCGTTCATCCAGGCCGCCGCCAGCATGGGCGACGTGCCGAAATGGAACGACTGGAAGGCGATCGGGGCGCAGGCGCTGGTCACCGGGCGGGTGCAATCGAGCGGCAGCCAGGTTCGCGTCGAATTCCGGCTCTGGGACGTCTTGCCCGAGCAGCAGATCCAAGGCACCGCCTATACCACCGGCGAGGCCAATTGGCGGCGGATCAGCCATATCATCGCCGATGTGATCTATTCCCGCCTGCTCGGCGAAAAAGGCTATTTCGACAGCCGGGTGATCTATATCTCCGGCACCGGGCCGCGCAATCGGCGCATCAAGCGCCTCGCCATCATGGACCAGGACGGCGCCAATAACCGGTTTCTTTCCGATGGCTCCTGGCTCGTCTTGACGCCGCGCTTTCATCCGACGCGCGACGAGATCGCTTTCATGAGTTATGCCAATAACCGCCCGCGGGTCTATATCTTCGATCTCGGCTCGGGCCGTCAGCGCATGCTCGGCGAATGGCGTGGGATGACCTTCGCGCCACGCTTCAGCCCCGACGGCAGCAAGGTCATTCTTTCGGAAACACGGGGAAGCGGCTCGAATATCTATGTCGTCGATCTCGATGGCGGGCGCGAGACACAGCTCACCAATTCCGGCGCGATCGACACCAGCCCCTGCTACAGCCCGGACGGCAGCCAGATCGTGTTCAATTCCGATCGCGGCGGTGACCAGCAGCTCTACATGATGAACGCCGACGGCTCCAATGTCCGGCGCATCAGCTTCGGCGCGGGCCGTTACGCAACGCCGGTTTGGTCGCCGCGTGGCGACCTCATCGCCTACACGCGGCTCGGCGGCGATAGCTGGAGCATCGGTGTCATGCATCCCGATGGCAGCGGTGAGCGGATTCTCTCGCAAGGCTTCGCCGTCGAGGGGCCGACTTTCTGCCCCAATGGGCGGGTGATCATGTTCTGGCGCGAGACCCCGGCGCGCGATTCGCGCGGCAATGGCTATTCGGCGCGGCTCGTCAGCGTCGATATCACCGGGTTTAACGAGCGCGTCGCGACCACCCCGACCGACGCCACCGACCCCGCCTGGTCGCCGCTCGGCGCCTGATTTTGCAACACAGGCATGAATTTCGTAGCTATAACGGGAAGATCGCTTGACCGCGATCGAAACGGTGGAGTATGCGGCATGAGTGTGTTCGCCGGGGTTGGTTTCGACCCTGGGGACATAAACATTGCGCCGCGAGGCACATAGGTAATCGCTAGGCACCCAGACCCAGGGACAGAAGACAATGAATATCAAAATTCTTGGCGCCTTTGCCGCCGTTGCGCTGCTGGCGGCCTGTAACCAGACTCCCACCCCGACCACGGCGTCCACCGGCGCTGGCGCGACCGCGCCGTCCGGCCCGGTGCCCGGCAGCGAGCAGGATCTCGTCCAGAATGTCGGTGACCGCGTGTTTTACGCCTTTGACAAGTCCAACCTGAGCGACGAAGCGAAGGCGACCCTTACCCGCCAGGCCGAGTGGCTGAAGAAATACCCGCAAGTGCAGGTGCAGCTCGCCGGCAATTGTGATGATCGCGGCACCGAGGAATACAACCTCGCCCTCGGCCAGCGCCGCGCCAACGCCGCGCGTGACTTCCTGGTCGCTCAGGGGATCGCCGCCTCGCGCATCACCACCATCAGCTACGGCAAGGATCGCCCGACCGCGATGGGGGATAACGAGCAGGCTTGGGCGCAAAACCGTAACGCCATCACCTCGGTTCGCTGAGTTCACCGCGCGTTGCTCATGCGGTGGTAACACCGGAGATGAGCGTTTTTCGAGGGCCTGGAACGTCATCCGGTCGACGATGAGTTGATCGGATGACGGTGCCGGTGTGGGGGCGGGAAGCCCGTCACGCCCCGAAAATCCGGGTGTTGGCAGGGTTGGGCCGACATGGTCCGAAGCCATGCCAGAAAAAGCCGGCGGCCTTGGGCCTGCCGGCTTTGTTTTTTGCCAGATTTTCGCGAGACGGTTTGATTTGACGGCCGGTTTATTTTAAATCCCGGACCCTTCCTGCAAGCAATGGGGGTAGTCGGCATGACGAGGCTTTGGCTGCGCGGCGCCTTCGCGGTCGGGCTCGCTTTCGCACCGGCTGCCGCCCACGCCCAAATGGAGAGCCGCGAGGCCATCCAATTGCAAAACGAGATTCTTGCGCTGCGCCACGATCTCGACGCGCTGCAGAAATCCGGCGGCACCGGCGGTTCCGCGCTCGGCAGCGCGAAACACGCCTCTCCCGCCGCCTCTGCCGCGAGCAGCGATATCCTGACCCAGCTCCTCGATCGCGTCAGTCTGCTCGAGGATCAGATGCGGCAATTGCGCGGCCAGGTCGATGAGCTGAACAACCAGATGGCGCGGCAGAACGCCGATCTCAACAAGAAGATCGATGATCTCGGCTTCCGCGTCGACACGCTCGAGGGCGGCAAGCATCCCGCCGCCACCGCACCGGCGGCGCGTGAGGAGGCAACGGACGACAAAATTCCGCCGAGCACGAGCCCGCCGCCGGCGCCGCTCGGCACCTTGCCGGTGCCGCCCACGACGCCGCCCGCCGCATCATCGCCGGCCGCGTCGCCCGCCACGTCGCCCGCCGTTGGGGCTGCCAAGGAGGGTGCGGCGAAACCGGCGAAACCGACCGCGGAATCCCTTTTGCAGGACGGCCGAAGCGCGTTCGTCCGCCACGACTATGCCAGCGCCGCGGATGCCGCCGAGCAGGTGCTGGCCCTCAAGGGCGGTGGGCATGCCGTCGATGCGCACTTCCTGCTCGGGGAGTCGCTCGCGGCGCAACATCAATATCAGAAGGCGGCATTGGCCTTCGATGACACCTACAAAGCCGCGCCGACCGGCCCGCACGCGCCGGAGGCCCTGCTCGGCCTCGCAGACTCCCTGACCGCGATCAACGCCAAGCCCGCCGCCTGCGCGACGCTCGCCAAATTCGCCAAGGAATTTCCCGCCGCGCGTCAGGGTTTGCGTGATCGCGCCCAGACCCTTCGCCAGCGTGCCGCCTGCGGCTGAACGCGCCGCGCCTCCGGTCGGGGAGGAGGAATTCGCCGCTTTGATGGCGCCGCTCGGGCCGTTTGGCGCGCCGCCGCGTCTTGCGCTCGCGGTGTCTGGCGGCGCCGACAGTATGGCCCTCGCCCTGCTCGCCGCGCGCTGGGCCGAGGCGCGTTGCGGCACGGTTTTCGCGGTGATCGTCGATCATGGCTTGCGCCCCGAATCGGCGGCCGAGGCGGCGCTGGCCGAGGCGCGGCTGGCCGGGCGCGGGATTGCCGCGCGCGTGATACGGCTCGAAGGGTTGGCGCCGGGGCCGGGCCTCGCCGCGCGGGCGCGGGCGGCGCGCTATGCGGCGCTGGTGGCGGCGGCGGCGGCCGGTGGGGCGGCCCATCTGTTGCTCGGCCATCACGCCGGCGATCAGGCGGAGACGCTCTTGATGCGGGCGCTTGCGGCGAGCGGCCCGGCCGGGCTCGCCGGAATGGCGGGCTGGTGCCTGGCTGCGGGCGGCGAGATCGCGTTGCTCCGGCCGCTGCTTACGGTGGCGCCGGCGCGGCTTCGCGCCAGTGTGCACGCCGCCGGGCTTGCGTGGGTCGAGGATCCCTCCAACGCCGATCCGCGGACGCTTCGCGCGCGTCTGCGCCCACTTGCCGCGATGCCGGCGCGAAGTGCGGGGCTGGCCGCTGCCGCCGCCGCCCGACGCGAGGCACGCGCCGCCGGCGATACCGCGATCGCCGCCGCTCTCGCCGCGCGGGCGGCGCTGTTTCCCGAAGGCTATGCCCTGCTCGCGCCCGGCGCGATCGCGCCGGAGGCGCTCGCGGCGCTGGTCCGGATGATCGGTGGTCGGCCCTATCCGCCGCCGCGGCGAGCGCTTGCCGGGCTTGCGGCGGCACCGCGCCCGGCGACACTCGCCGGCGTCCGCTTCTTGCCGGCGGGGCGGCATGGCACCGGGCGATTTCAGGGAGGCTTCCTCCTGGTGCGCGAGCCGGCGGCGCTGGCGCCGCCCGTCCCGGCGCGGCCAGGGGCGGTGTGGGACGGTCGGTTTCGCCTCGGCGCCATCCCGGTCGTGCCGGCGGCGGCGAGCTTCGGGGCGCTGGGTCCGGTCGGCCGCCGCCATTTCCCCGCCGCGCGCCCCCTGCCGGCGGCGGTTTTGCCCAGCCTCCCCGC
This portion of the Acidibrevibacterium fodinaquatile genome encodes:
- the tolB gene encoding Tol-Pal system beta propeller repeat protein TolB; translated protein: MNLIGSDFLPPPALGRRGLIGAAAASAWALPAAAQQPPAAPAPAGKPGAPSAVIDVNRARAAPIPIAIPSFSGGTSANPNLGRDMAAVVTADLANCGLFKPLDPASFIQAAASMGDVPKWNDWKAIGAQALVTGRVQSSGSQVRVEFRLWDVLPEQQIQGTAYTTGEANWRRISHIIADVIYSRLLGEKGYFDSRVIYISGTGPRNRRIKRLAIMDQDGANNRFLSDGSWLVLTPRFHPTRDEIAFMSYANNRPRVYIFDLGSGRQRMLGEWRGMTFAPRFSPDGSKVILSETRGSGSNIYVVDLDGGRETQLTNSGAIDTSPCYSPDGSQIVFNSDRGGDQQLYMMNADGSNVRRISFGAGRYATPVWSPRGDLIAYTRLGGDSWSIGVMHPDGSGERILSQGFAVEGPTFCPNGRVIMFWRETPARDSRGNGYSARLVSVDITGFNERVATTPTDATDPAWSPLGA
- a CDS encoding tol-pal system YbgF family protein codes for the protein MTRLWLRGAFAVGLAFAPAAAHAQMESREAIQLQNEILALRHDLDALQKSGGTGGSALGSAKHASPAASAASSDILTQLLDRVSLLEDQMRQLRGQVDELNNQMARQNADLNKKIDDLGFRVDTLEGGKHPAATAPAAREEATDDKIPPSTSPPPAPLGTLPVPPTTPPAASSPAASPATSPAVGAAKEGAAKPAKPTAESLLQDGRSAFVRHDYASAADAAEQVLALKGGGHAVDAHFLLGESLAAQHQYQKAALAFDDTYKAAPTGPHAPEALLGLADSLTAINAKPAACATLAKFAKEFPAARQGLRDRAQTLRQRAACG
- the tilS gene encoding tRNA lysidine(34) synthetase TilS — translated: MIAPRPFASVPPAAERAAPPVGEEEFAALMAPLGPFGAPPRLALAVSGGADSMALALLAARWAEARCGTVFAVIVDHGLRPESAAEAALAEARLAGRGIAARVIRLEGLAPGPGLAARARAARYAALVAAAAAGGAAHLLLGHHAGDQAETLLMRALAASGPAGLAGMAGWCLAAGGEIALLRPLLTVAPARLRASVHAAGLAWVEDPSNADPRTLRARLRPLAAMPARSAGLAAAAAARREARAAGDTAIAAALAARAALFPEGYALLAPGAIAPEALAALVRMIGGRPYPPPRRALAGLAAAPRPATLAGVRFLPAGRHGTGRFQGGFLLVREPAALAPPVPARPGAVWDGRFRLGAIPVVPAAASFGALGPVGRRHFPAARPLPAAVLPSLPALRLAERLIVPHLLWPEAAVAARYPVFFTPLAAAVEGN
- the pal gene encoding peptidoglycan-associated lipoprotein Pal, whose product is MNIKILGAFAAVALLAACNQTPTPTTASTGAGATAPSGPVPGSEQDLVQNVGDRVFYAFDKSNLSDEAKATLTRQAEWLKKYPQVQVQLAGNCDDRGTEEYNLALGQRRANAARDFLVAQGIAASRITTISYGKDRPTAMGDNEQAWAQNRNAITSVR